The region TTGAACCATGCGAAGGCTGACTCAGCCAAATTTGCAAGATGGTGAAAATGTTATGATTTAATTTGCTGAATTTGAAATTTACGTGATTGATGAAGCCAAtcaaaaattatgatttaatgaaatagcaattttcttttttacaaaCATTAGTGTAAGATATAGTAACAAGAAGCAAGAACACACCAAATAACAAGAGGTAAAGTGATGTAACAATGAAGCGTTTTGATAATTAGAAACATTGAAACCTCTTATTGAATGATTGAGAAGCTGATACAATATTCTCTTGAATATATACAACTATAATCCAAGAAGATGTAGTATATGTAGGGAAGGGAAGAAGAGAAACCGTTCTAAATTAACAAACTCTCGTGGACTCCCTATTTATCCTAACGGCACCCGAGTCATATTCAGTTCAACAGTatatgtttcaaaattcaaagaaaatgCTTGCTTTTTATCAGATACTACTATGCAATAAAGTCAATAACATATTAAAGCAGCACGTAACATGAAAACAACTGTAGTTTTGAACTCAAAAATGCaagtaattaattactactatttgtAGGGAATTGACCAACTGTATAGATAGATCAGCCAAACCCTAAAACATAACTAAAATTTCCAcgtaaaataattataatcagAATTATTCACACCAATAAAAAACTATAAATAGAGCTCATTTCTATAGACcaaatcaaaaaacaaaaagcaatTAGCATTAGGATGGGCGGAATTGGTCTTTCTCTCCCTTCTCCTCAAGTTGTGATTGTGACCCAGAATATCATGACGATGATCGAGGGGAAGATCATATCAAGAATATTGAGAAGTAAATAAGATTGCTTATACATTGTATCATGCACAACTATTAATAATATTGTGTATTAGcttgagaaaaataaagtaaatagtaTAAACAGAAATTCATCTCCGACAATTGCTTTCTTTTTAACAGGAGGGATTGGGATTTTTATGTTGTGTAAATTGTTAGAAAGAGACGAtcattttactatttaattTGTGGGTTATTCaccaataaaatttgaaatttcataaTAATTATACACAATTTCACCTCATAACACTTGTGTTTAAATGAGCATGCATGTCCACAAAAACGAAGTTatgagtgaagcacatgagactccttataccgcccacccaggaagtacgaaaatgtatcaagatctgaagaagtccttttggtgcaATGGTATGGAGAGAGATAACGTCATTTGTTGAGAGATGTCTagtctgccagcaagtgaaggctctacatcaacgaccatatgggaagttacaaccactagagattcctaaatggaaatgggagcacatcgccatggatttcgtgacgggattGCCAAGGACTCTGTGAGGGAACACCGCCATTTGAGTAATTATAGACCGATTTACCAAGAGTGcgctgataaggctcgtttcatgcattggtttttggTGATCTTACATGCCTTTttggggagataatgcgcaaatttgagattaagtgtgcagatattgACTGGATTAAGTAAatgctgcaaattgaccgagcagatgcaaaatgagcagaaaaggagtaaaaagtgtcaaaaatccgctaggtcaaagagaattatcaggagagcaggtgcgtgaaaaatctggCGAACCCaggaacgcacacaaattaCCCGGGGCGGGGAAAAAtgagcagatttaaaagatcatattttaagggtacaaacatcaaatcatgaagagcataccctagggatttgagcttgaggcctccctatataaagggaccaacatgaatgaagaaagcagcgcttaacgctaccattctcgtagtttaagtaggaaactctcataggcgcttaacgtCACTgctctcttagtttagtttagttgagttgctgatttcttagcttagtttagatagttaactgtcttcttagcttagtttaatggTTTCGACGATGGAATTGACGACTTCGacgttggatccttgctttctttaccgctTTTTAAGACGATGTAGTTAGATCTCTagtttcatcggaggaattgatgactccgcctttggatctcaacctatttctggttttatgaagcctcagtgtttattttcatgatgatgatgctatttactcatgtttcttggatgcttttcgcaattggtggcttagatgtttagatccatgatgtttacatgatttccagtagtttagaggttgagatctagttgttCACGTGTTCGATTtctgatgatttgtttgaccaacttcgaggagcgggcgtattttcaTAGATGGacttgagatcagggtatcatcaactaaaggtccgacgagaggatgtgcctaagactgttttttcgcactcgttatggccattatgaattcgttgtgatgccttttggactgaccaATGCCCCGGCAGTtatcatggacttgatgaaccgaatTTTCCACGATATCTcaacaagtttgtgttagttttcatcgatgacgtgttggtatactcgaagaacgaggaggaacatggatggcatctGTAAACTGTGTTGGAAATGTTATGAaaggagaaactttatgccaagttcagtaagtgtgagttttggttgactcgagtgaactttcttggagatattgtgacggcaaatggaattcatgTAGACCTAACAaaggtcgaggctgtgcaaaattggaaatcgccgaagaCACCAAGTGAAattcgcagtttcttgggattggcaggatactaccgacgcttcatcgagggattctctaaaattgcgagaccaatgacacaattgttgaagaaagaaatcaaagtggtttggacacCGGAAtgtgaggcgagtttccaactgttgaaagaaaaATTGACCACAACGCCTGTTCTAGCAGTGCCGGCAGCCGACACGGACTTCGTCGTCCATACTGATGCATCAAAAGTAGAACTTGGatgcgtgttaatgcaagatgggaaagtgatagcatattcttcccgacagttgagaccgaatgagctgAATATTCCGACCCATGAtttggaactagcagcagtagtgcacgactgaaaatttggagacatcatctctatggagtgagatgcgaaatatatacggatcacaagagtctcaagtatttcttcgagcaaaaggagctaaacatgcgacaacaacgttggttagagatcgtgaaagattatgactgtggtattcactatcatccgggcaaggcgaacgtagtagccgatgctttaagtaggaagaaccaaccgcaattggcttatttcctaacgcaagaggaagcgttgattcgcgaattcaacataatgagattggagatagtgaaagcgcccgagataGTAGGAAGAAGAAtcgcgacgctagtgattgagccagatttgagaaccaagctcatagtagcccaacgacgtgatgagaagttggaagaattacgtgtgaaggtgagagccgagaagcttgatcattactgtgaagaggctgataatgctttgacgtgcgatggacgattgtgtgtgccgagcgatgaggcgctaaaagatgagattttgagtgaagcgcacgacacaccttacactgctcatcccggaagcacgaagatgtatcgaaatttgaagcaacgtttttggtggaatggaatgaaaggggatgtagcatctgactcaactttattttacccaaataatgcccgcaagtgtacggggttatcgtagcaagtagcaagcaagagtatatcgtatcccacagagacaattaagtgtaaacctaagtaccacgaacaaacttcaactactatccagacaatcaggaaatttggttttgaatcttcaatcttcttccaagagttcttgagagagagagagagagagtgtgtgtgtttttgcggcTTGTGGAAAATGATTTTTCGTTGCCCtagcttctctctcttatttttccttCAGAAAAATCGCGTCTGGGCTAAAAATCGTCAGTCAGACGGACcaggccgggtggaattattgcacataaaatccacccggtcgggtagaagtctctggactctttatgaacaaaattggccacccggccgggtggaattattgcacataaaattcaccaGGCCGGGTATATCCCTGCAGTCtgcgcggctttcgtagatcggtcatatctctctcatccgaactccaaTTGGGGCGTGcgaggtacccacgcgaagctctttagatgatgaagacaatggtactctcaaaataggatttggagCCCATCTTTataggcagattaacgtttgaagcagaccccagtcacgacttggctcattttgacccttgtttttacctattttgacttcaaacactggataaactcatcaaagcacctttgtagtgaaatatggacgtaaaatcaagtaatatgcatttaaacaccaattatcatcacgtttaactcccaataaaacagttaaaatacgagtttatcaactcccccaaacttaatcacttgtttgtcctcaaacaagagGCAGAAGACAACTAAATATAAACTCGTACACATAAGTTGGATCTCATCATTGCCTCAGTTAATAAACCATAGCATGCATCAATAACTTCACACACTTGTAAACCAACTGATCATTGCTTCAAGTTACTAACACATATGCAACCTTGTCAATTTACCCTCACAAGATAGATATGTAGTGTAATTCtcccactctcaaagtgtatagttaaaaaaacaagctctcaaatcaatcaatcatgcatagtttaccataggcttgctcgaaatCTAACCCCTCCTCTACTATTTTGTGACTATAAATCAAGGATCTGAAAGGTCTTATTTgtaggttgtaatgtaggcttttTGGTTAGGTGAGGAAAATTTGGCCAAAGTGACTATAATCCAAATGAACTACAATAACTTCATCCATAAACATGTCAAATCCTCAGTAGTACTAAGACTCTTCTCATCCACCAATTTTCCCCCAAACTAGGCTTTTTATGCACTtctagacttcgtctagcttatacctcctcTAGGCTTCGCTTAGCTTATACCACCAaagttatatattttttttcacaacCTTTTTAATAGTAAAGGCACACGTCGACTTTCCCAAAGATATTCAACACAAGACTTTATCTTTCCTAACTCTTTTTCTCATCCCAAGAGTTCTCTTTCCCCCAAACTCATCTTTTAAACACATCCCTATTGATTAGCTAtcaaagaaaaaggcttttaGGCTCAAACTTGGCTAACAAAGGattatcaaaatcttgtgttttaGGGTGAAGGTCTTAATAGGCTAGAatggatggcctaacgtcactTCCTATCTCTATattcactatgtagactcaaggaagatcacgagcaagttctagaaacatataacacAATTGATGAGCCACCACTTTTCAGGCTCTCTCGGGATAGGCTCCTTCAGTGTTGGAGCAGTTATCTTGCTTCCCTTGACAGCAGTTGGTATTTTACCCCCCATCCTAGGGGGTTCAGTAATGATCACCGCGTGCACCGGTGAATGGCGACTATGGTCTGCCTCGATCCATGCTATTGGCTCCGAGTCAGTGGAAGCCATCATCTCCATGTGAAGCTCATAAAAGTCCTTCTTCTTCACTTTTCTGACTGCACTCGATCCTCCTCCTTCAGTAGTCACTTGGTGCTTCAGACGCACCACCTTGCACTCCTCAGTTCTTCCATCCATGCTTCTCGGTTTGTGGGAAAACGTTTGCCTTTTTTCTCCCATGAAGATTGTCAACTCTCCCTTTTCACGTTTATATTTGCCTCAACATTGTCAAGGAAGAGACGTCCTAGCAGTAGGGGGACTCCATTGTCTTCTTCCATGTCCAAGACCATAAAGTCGGCAGGAAAAATAAATTCCCCGACCTTAATCAGTAGGTCTTCCACGATGCCCTCTGGATACGCGACAGATATGTCGGCCATCTGTAGTGTGACTGAGGTGGGCTTCAAATTACCGATGTTCAGTTGCTTGAACACCGATAGTGGCATTAGATTGATGCTCGCGCCTAGATCGTAGAGAGCATTCTCCACCTTATAGCCCCCAATGAGGCAGTCGACAGTGAAACTTCCAGGGTCCTTCAGCTTGGCAAGCAGTTTCCTTTGCAGCAGAGCACTGCAATTTTCAGTTAGGTTAATAGTGTCAACCTGCCCCCAACTGGTCTTCTGGGCTATCACCTCCTTCAGAAACTTATCGTACTTAGGCATCTGCAGCAGTGCCTCGATCAATTGAATGTTCACATGCACCTTTCTGAAGATGTCCAGAAATCGAGTGAACTGctcatctttcttcttcttcttctgattcaGTACATGTGGGAATGGCACCTTTACTCCAGAAGTGGTGCCAGTATTCTCCTTTTCAGCCTCATTTTCCTTCTCTGCCACGATAGCCTTGGGCTCAAGAACGGTATCAGATGTGGTCGCAGGCAGTGAGGGGGCTTCATAAATAGTGCCACTCCTTAGATGCACAGCTTTGCATTCTTTGGGATTTATGATGGTGTTCGAAGGGAATTTTCCCGATTGAGTAATAGTACTCACAGTCTGGGAAATCTGGTTGATCTGTGTGTCGATGTTCTGCAGATGAGTGGCCATACTTTGTACATCTGTCTCAACCTTCTCCATCCTTTGATTGTTCTGCTTCATGAGCTTGTTGGACTGTAGCATGAAAGACTTGAGTATGTCTTCCGTGGTCATCTTCTTCGGATCATTAACCACCCCATCAGTAACTGTGAACCCCGGGGGTGGTTGCAGAGCATTATTTGGGTTTCCATAAGAGAGATTGAGATGCCATTTGTTCCCGAATTGATTATATCCTCCATCCTGGAAGTTGGCGCGGTGATTATTGAAGTACCGGTTGTTGTCCCCTTGATTCACATAGTTCACGTCCCCCATTTTTCCTTGGGGTTCTCGAGACGGTTGCCCCATTGCCATGCAGTCGAATTTCATGGTAAACGCATCCAACTTGTCGGATAGGGCACTCATAGGATCATGATCTGTAGTAGACGCTACCCTATGCACCTTACTCCTTTCGTTGCTCCATCCTTCGTCATTAGATGCAAACTCCTCTATTACTTCCATGGCTTCATTCACTCCTTTCTTGAGAAAATTACCGCCTGAGCTCAAATTCAACTCCCTTTGTGCTTCAGGCACACATCCCTTGAAAAATGTAATAACTTGGACTGTCGGGGTTAACCCATGGTTGGGACACCGTTTCATCAAAGATTTAAACCTCCCCCATGCGTCTCTGATATTCTCTGTAGAAGTCATCTGAAAGGCAATGATCTCGTGTTGTCTCTTTATAGCTTCACTAGGGGGgtagaatttctccaaaaatTTTTCCACCATAGCATCCCAAGTTCTAATTGATCCTGGCTCCAAACTCTCTAACCAGTCCTTTGCTGAATCCTCTAAAGAGAAAGGAAACAGCCTTAGCCGAACCTGCTCATCTGTCACTCCATTCATCTTTGTTGTGTTGCAAATCTGAATGAACTTAGTGATATGCTTGTTGGGGTCATCTGTGGATTTGCCCCTAAAAGCAATGTTCTCCGCCATCTGAATTAGTCCTCTTTTTAGCTCGAAAGTATTGGCCGCGATGTTGCTATGGACAGTTGGATTTGCCTGACCTTGATATACATATTGATTCTGCACAGGCACAGGTGGTCCACGGTTGACCTGTTGACGCAACTCCTCCAGCTGTCGTAGAAGCTCAGCATAATTGGGAGGAGGGGGTGGCGGACCGTTGTTACCTTCTTCGTACTCCATCAGACTAGGAGAAACGGGATCAAACAGAATATGGTCCTGAACTGGTGATCGGATGGGTGAAAGGTCCCTTTGAACTAAGGATGCTCCTATGCGGTTAGGAGAAGAAGCTTGAATTTTCTGCGTGAGTCTCCTATAGGCGTTCCTCTTCCGGATCGAAAGGCTCTAGAGGCAAGCCTTTAGAATGTGTGTGCATACACctgaacaagaaacacaaatgtgagaactcaaaaaaattaaaaataaaataaaaagaaacatAAAGCAGTAAAATTTGAAGTAGtaatcttgattattatcacgatatcaagctatataacaaaaaattgtccccagcaacggcgccaaaaacttgactcaactttattttacccaaataataccagcaagtgtacggggttatcgtagcaagtagcaagcaagagtatatcgtatcccacagagacaattaagtgtaaacctaagtaccacgaacaaacttcaactactatccaaacaatcaggaaatttggttttgaaactaacaactactgaaAACATGTAAATCCAGAGATTAAATTAGAACAATTAAACAAGAGAGGGATTAAATAAGATGATGAataaatatgcagaattcaaggattcgatgcacaactcatagcttAACCCAATTGAAaccaatttaccatttaaagtctccagaattgttgaatcaatcataaatgtagattaaaccccctcccgaggtgagatatctgtagattaggtgtaataagtgaagtccccttctaaatcttagacctaactcccaaaagtttgattagattaaagatctcactcataatctcaactctcccgagttttattgaattaaggtgtgaattattcctctttcaagattaaatatttcatctcccgattactctaacaAATcctacactcccaattggtgatcaagcaattgataggaaaaagcacaagaataattcaaacaattacaagagcaagataaaaacgaaattaattggattaaaactatgaatcaatgcatcttcaccaagaattctacataaAAGGCttagttactcatgttcaaagtagataacaaaaagaaactaagaaaaacaagggaaaccatgatacgaattacaattggcgaaggaatcgaagcttgaatcttcaatcttcttccaagagttcttgagagagagagtgtgtgtgtttttgctgcttgtggagaatgatttttcgttgccctagcttctctctcttatttttccttCAGAAAAATCGCGTCTGGGCTAAAAATCGTCAGTCAGACGGACcaggccgggtggaattattgcacataaaatctaCCCGGTCCTgtagaagtctctggactctttatgaacaaaattggccacccgtccgggtggaattattgcacataaaattcaccaGGCCGGGTATATCCCGACAGTCCGCGCGGCTTTTgtagatcggccatatctctctcatccgaactccaaTTGGGGCGCGTGAGGTACCCACGCAAAGCTCgttcgatgatgaagacaatggtactctcaaaataggatttggaccccatcgtggtaggcagattaacgtttgaagcagagCCCAGTCACGacttggctcattttgacccttttttacctattttgacttcaaacactggataaactcatcaaagcacctttgtagtgaaatatggacgtaaactcaagtaatatgcatttaaacaccaattatcatcacgtttaactcccaataaaacagttaaaatacgaGTTTATCAGCATCGTAtgtggagcgatgtctagcGTGTCAACAAGTGatggccttacaccaacggccatatgtgAAATTAAAaccacttgaaattcccgagtggaagtgggagcatctagctacggatttcgtgacgggtttgccgaagtcacaaaagggcaacactgcgacaTGGGTAATTatcgatcgacttactaaaagcgcgcacttcttaccgattaagttTACTTATggagcggacaagttagctaaactctacgtgagtgagattgtacgtttgcatggagtgccaaagaccattgtatccgaccgcgatacgaagttcatatcaaagttttggatgagtttgcaacgggaattgggcacacaattgaacttcagcactgcttatcacctgcaatcggacgggcagtcagagaggacaattcaaacgcttgaggatatgttgcgagccgttgtcctagatcgaggggaaagttgggaaactgttctaccgttggttgaattcacctacaacaatagctatcaagcgacgatcgatatggctccgtatgaagctttgtattgcaggaagtgtcaatccccactctattgggatgaagttggtgagaggaagatgttaggacccgacgctataagggaaatgaccgaaattgtgcatcaaatctgcgcaaggatcaaagaagctcaagataggcagaagtcgtatgctgacgtgcgccgaacagagatcaaattcgatgttggtgacaaagtattcTAGAAAGTATCCCCGGTGAAAGGAGTTGTAAGGTTTGGAGtaaagggcaagctgaaaccgcgttttgtagggtcgtacgagattatcgatgaagtaggtcctgtagcgtaccgtttggcgttacctctcagctttgggaacgtgcacaacgtgttccatgtgtcgcaattgcgcaagtacgtgttcgaccccatgcatgtgattcatcaagaggaattgatcctaacccccgacatgagctacgaggaaaggcccgaggaaatcctagatcggaagatGCAAGGGATgtgaaacaccatggtcccgaggaagccacgtgggagttagaagatagaatgaaagaaaaatactccgggttgtttatgtgagacgttcagaaatttctgttaagaggggaaggatgtaacatcccaataTTTTTGGtgacttttatttttatatatcgattggaaatttcatttatgaaatttaattgctGTTACGTAATTGAGTtgactatgtggaataaattgtcatgggtgatttggaatgaagtgttatttatattatccaatgtgggggattaatttaaataagatcatgcattttgttctagccaaataaagtggctatttttAGCCCATCCAATGGGTGGAATctatattctctttcttggatttaattaattattttgggatatttatccaaattaaatccaattaaaccTTGTCACATTTTATCTCCTC is a window of Salvia splendens isolate huo1 chromosome 3, SspV2, whole genome shotgun sequence DNA encoding:
- the LOC121797101 gene encoding uncharacterized protein LOC121797101, with product MEYEEGNNGPPPPPPNYAELLRQLEELRQQVNRGPPVPVQNQYVYQGQANPTVHSNIAANTFELKRGLIQMAENIAFRGKSTDDPNKHITKFIQICNTTKMNGVTDEQVRLRLFPFSLEDSAKDWLESLEPGSIRTWDAMVEKFLEKFYPPSEAIKRQHEIIAFQMTSTENIRDAWGRFKSLMKRCPNHGLTPTVQVITFFKGCVPEAQRELNLSSGGNFLKKGVNEAMEVIEEFASNDEGWSNERSKVHRVASTTDHDPMSALSDKLDAFTMKFDCMAMGQPSREPQGKMGDVNYVNQGDNNRYFNNHRANFQDGGYNQFGNKWHLNLSYGNPNNALQPPPGFTVTDGVVNDPKKMTTEDILKSFMLQSNKLMKQNNQRMEKVETDVQSMATHLQNIDTQINQISQTVSTITQSGKFPSNTIINPKECKAVHLRSGTIYEAPSLPATTSDTVLEPKAIVAEKENEAEKENTGTTSGVKVPFPHVLNQKKKKKDEQFTRFLDIFRKVHVNIQLIEALLQMPKYDKFLKEVIAQKTSWGQVDTINLTENCSALLQRKLLAKLKDPGSFTVDCLIGGYKVENALYDLGASINLMPLSVFKQLNIGNLKPTSVTLQMADISVAYPEGIVEDLLIKVGEFIFPADFMVLDMEEDNGVPLLLGRLFLDNVEANINVKRES